The Pyxidicoccus xibeiensis genome includes the window GGCTGGGCTTCTCGCGCGAGGACCGCGAGGAGAACGTGCGGCGCATCAGCCACGTGGCGCTGCTGCTGGCCAGGCACGGCGTGGGCGTCATCGTCGCCGCCATCTCCCCCTACCGGGGCTCGCGGGACGAGGCGCGCCAGCGTGCCGCCGCCGCGGGGGTGCCCTTCGTGGAGGTCTACCTCCAGGCGCCCCTGGACGTGCTCATCGCCCGGGACGTGAAGGGGCTCTACCGGAAGGCCCTGGCGGGAGAGCTGGCGGACTTCACCGGCGTGTCGGCGCCCTACGAGGCTCCCGAGCACCCCGAGGTCATCGTCCGCTCCGACGTGGAGCCGGTGGAGGCCGGGCTCGAGCGCGTGCTGGACACGCTGCGCGCCCGGGGGCTCGCGGGGACGTGAGGCCGGCGGAGCCCACGAGGAGCACCGCCGGCACCGCGTACGTCGCGGAGGACTACTTGAAGACGCGCTCCATGCGCACGTAGGGCCGCTCGGCCTGGATGCCCTGGGTGCGGCAGTGCTCCATGAACTTGTTCGACTCGACAATCTGCGGCGTCTTGTCGTCGTACACCAGGACCATGACGTGGCGCAGCCAGGGCTCCTGGCCCATGGCGTAGACGTAGACCTCCTTGGGCGCCAGGTGCTTGGAGATCTCCGTGGCGCGGGCGCAGTCGGAGCCGTTGAGCCGGCGCGACTGGTCCATCTTCCGGGGGAGCGGGTTGCTCAGCAGCGGGCCGTACATCCAGCTCATCGGGCCGCCCTCGCACTCCATGCCCAGGAAGAGCACGTCGATGGGGCCCACGACTTCGCGCAGGTGCTGGTACAGCCGCGGCTCGATGGCGTTGGAGTCCGCCGCCATCAGCATGGACTTGCCGGCCAGCCGCACCAGGTGCGCCGTCTTCGCCTGGATGGCCAGGTCGCTGTGCTCGCCCATGAAGGGCAGGCCGGTGATGGAGCCGCCGGGGACCTCGATCTCCTGCAGGTCGTCGATCTCCATCACGTTCTTGAAGCCGGTGTGGTGCAGCATCAGGCGCAGCGAGGGGTCCGCCGCCGAGTTGCCGTTGTTGCGAGGGACGATGATGGTTCCCACCCGGTGACGCAGCTGGATGAGCGTCTCCATCATCAGGTGGTCGGCGTGACCGTGGGTGAGGATGACGTAGTCGATCTTCTCCGGCAGGTCCGAGTGCGTGTAGCGCGGCAGGTCCGTGGGGAACTCGTAGCTGATGACGGGGTCCGTGAGGATGCTGACGTCCTTCGTCTCCATCAGCACGCAGGCGTGGCCGAAGTAGCGCACGCGCACGCCTTCACCCGTGTAGCGCTCGGTGCGGCGCGGCGCCGTCTCGGTGAAGAGGTTGGCGAAGTCGGCGGCGGCCGACGCGGGCACGCCCAGCATCTCCGCCACGCGGCCCGGCGAGCCGGGGGTGTGGCGCATGCGGAACAGCTCGTCCAGGCCCTCGTGCTTGTAGGGGACTTTGAGCCACAGCGGGGAGTCCCCCTCCAGGCGCGGCGTGCTGAAGATGTACGGGCGCCAGTCGCCGTCCACCATGTTGAGCATCACGCTCTGCGAGGACTCCGAGTAGAACTTGCTCCGGTAGAGCAGCGGCTCGATGACGCGCGCGCTGGCGCGGTGGCTCAGGTCATACGTGAGCTCCACGTAGCCGCGCAGGATGTCCGGCACCTTGGGGTAGAGCGACTCCAGCGACGCGCCGTTGTTGGGCGCCATCAGCTGCTCCAGCTCCGCCATGGCCTTGGTGTACGCGAGCATGTGCGCCTGCTCGCGCTGGGTGCGCTCCAGCAGCTCCTTCACCTGCGGCGCCTTCGACGCCGGGTGGTTGATGAAGGGGCCGCCCATCAGCAGCGGGTTCTTCAGCGCCGCCACGTGGACGTCCGGGTTCGCCACGAAGGACTGCATCAGCTTCAGGTGCAGGTTCGTCACGAACAGCGGCGCCGACGCCGGCGACAGCAGGTACCACCAGACGTACCATTGGTTGTAGAGCGGCTCGAGGGCGACGTTCGGCTTCAGGTACATCGGACGGTCCAGCATTACGGTCTCCGGGCGAGGCTTGGTATTCGCGTGGGGCTCGCGAGCAGCGAAGCCCGGTTGATACACGGAATTCAGCCTACACGCACGGGTGGGGGGCCCCATTGACACGGCCGGGGCAGGTGTGGCCTCCCGATGTCGGGCCGGGTAGGCCCGCCGTGGAGATATGCGCGGGCCCGCTCCCGCGTTTCCCGGACATGAAAACCTCACGCGTCGCCGTGCTGTGGCTGCTGGTGCTGGCGGGTTGTGGAGACTCCACCTCTCTCGTGGACGCGCGCTACGGCTCGGCGTGGCTGGGCGTTCCCTACGCGGAGCCCACCGAGCTGTCCTGGCAGCAGGGGGAGCTGCCGCTGGGAGAGACGCCGACGGACCGCGGGCTGCTGCGG containing:
- the cysC gene encoding adenylyl-sulfate kinase; its protein translation is MRRTAGFILWLTGLSGAGKSTLSRALREQLEPVRPVELLDGDEVRTWLSRGLGFSREDREENVRRISHVALLLARHGVGVIVAAISPYRGSRDEARQRAAAAGVPFVEVYLQAPLDVLIARDVKGLYRKALAGELADFTGVSAPYEAPEHPEVIVRSDVEPVEAGLERVLDTLRARGLAGT
- a CDS encoding MBL fold metallo-hydrolase; protein product: MLDRPMYLKPNVALEPLYNQWYVWWYLLSPASAPLFVTNLHLKLMQSFVANPDVHVAALKNPLLMGGPFINHPASKAPQVKELLERTQREQAHMLAYTKAMAELEQLMAPNNGASLESLYPKVPDILRGYVELTYDLSHRASARVIEPLLYRSKFYSESSQSVMLNMVDGDWRPYIFSTPRLEGDSPLWLKVPYKHEGLDELFRMRHTPGSPGRVAEMLGVPASAAADFANLFTETAPRRTERYTGEGVRVRYFGHACVLMETKDVSILTDPVISYEFPTDLPRYTHSDLPEKIDYVILTHGHADHLMMETLIQLRHRVGTIIVPRNNGNSAADPSLRLMLHHTGFKNVMEIDDLQEIEVPGGSITGLPFMGEHSDLAIQAKTAHLVRLAGKSMLMAADSNAIEPRLYQHLREVVGPIDVLFLGMECEGGPMSWMYGPLLSNPLPRKMDQSRRLNGSDCARATEISKHLAPKEVYVYAMGQEPWLRHVMVLVYDDKTPQIVESNKFMEHCRTQGIQAERPYVRMERVFK